In Salinibacterium sp. dk2585, a single window of DNA contains:
- a CDS encoding uroporphyrinogen-III synthase, with product MTPDVTLDPPAVLPDTIGQGVPGFRHDQLAGFRIGVTSHRRSDDLIDAFERRGASVTHAPTLRVTHDRADGPVLADTRAIIAAQPDALLATTGYGVRRWFEVTDAAGLGDELLLALARARILVRGPKARGGIRAAGLDDDGMSEEETTQSLVSKALEELPDGLTIAVQLHGHTDELQLARLRARHTVLTVAPYSWTHLGSADERVQRLIESICARALDAVTFTSAPAVDALFLAAECMGVLDSVHDAFRGDVLAAAVGPVTAAPLLAAGIRVVQPERYRMGALIRLLCEHLETERVQRVPTAHGTLVLRGQLVEIGGTSAMLAPTPLALLRRLAAVPGAVVSRSDLVASLPGTHDDHVMEVALSRLRRALGTPGLVVTVVKRGYRLDV from the coding sequence GTGACGCCGGACGTGACCCTCGACCCGCCCGCCGTGCTCCCGGACACGATCGGCCAGGGTGTCCCTGGGTTTCGGCACGACCAGCTCGCAGGCTTCCGCATCGGAGTCACCTCCCACCGGCGAAGCGACGACCTGATCGACGCGTTCGAACGTCGCGGGGCAAGCGTCACGCACGCACCGACACTGAGGGTGACGCATGACCGTGCCGACGGGCCGGTACTGGCTGACACGCGCGCGATCATCGCGGCGCAGCCAGACGCCCTGCTCGCGACAACCGGGTACGGAGTCCGGCGCTGGTTCGAGGTGACGGATGCCGCGGGCCTCGGCGATGAACTGCTGCTCGCGCTCGCCCGTGCCCGGATACTGGTGCGCGGCCCCAAGGCCCGCGGGGGCATCCGTGCGGCCGGTCTCGACGACGACGGCATGAGCGAGGAGGAGACCACGCAGTCGCTGGTGTCGAAGGCGCTCGAGGAGTTGCCCGACGGCCTCACGATCGCGGTGCAGCTGCATGGACACACCGACGAACTCCAGCTCGCACGACTTCGCGCACGCCACACGGTGCTGACCGTGGCGCCTTACAGCTGGACGCACCTCGGAAGCGCCGACGAACGCGTGCAGCGCCTCATCGAGTCGATCTGCGCGAGGGCCCTCGATGCCGTCACCTTCACGAGCGCGCCCGCCGTCGATGCCCTCTTCCTCGCAGCAGAATGCATGGGCGTACTCGACAGCGTCCACGACGCCTTCCGCGGCGACGTCCTGGCCGCGGCAGTTGGCCCCGTGACGGCCGCTCCGCTCCTCGCCGCCGGCATCCGCGTCGTGCAGCCAGAACGCTACCGAATGGGGGCGCTCATCCGCTTGCTCTGTGAGCACCTCGAGACGGAACGAGTCCAGCGGGTCCCGACGGCGCACGGCACGCTCGTCTTGCGGGGACAATTGGTCGAGATCGGCGGTACCAGCGCCATGCTCGCGCCGACACCGCTCGCACTCCTGCGACGACTCGCCGCCGTCCCCGGCGCTGTCGTCTCCCGTTCAGACCTTGTCGCGTCGCTACCCGGCACGCACGACGATCACGTCATGGAGGTGGCCTTGAGCCGCCTACGGCGCGCCCTCGGAACCCCCGGGCTCGTGGTGACAGTCGTCAAGCGCGGCTACCGGCTCGACGTCTAA
- a CDS encoding LLM class F420-dependent oxidoreductase has translation MTRFGYTLMTEQSGPRELVSYAVAAEQAGFDFEVSSDHYSPWLTEQGHSPYAWSVLGAVAHATTRVDLATYVTCPSIRYHPAVVAQKAATMQLLSGGRFILGLGAGENLNEHVVGEGWPMVDARHDMLEEAVMIIRELHTGELVTWQGEYFRVDSGRIWDLPDEGVPIGIAVSGAKSIARFAPLSDHMITTEPDGDLVSSWHDAANAGDGARVIGQVPICWAPNREDGVALAHEQFRWFAGGWKVNADLPTPAGFSAATNSVRPDDVAESIACGPDLDELAESVRPFMDAGFTDIALVQIGDRYQEQFLAEVAEPLLERLRSL, from the coding sequence ATGACACGCTTCGGTTACACCCTCATGACGGAACAGAGCGGGCCCCGCGAACTCGTGTCCTACGCGGTCGCCGCTGAGCAGGCAGGCTTCGACTTCGAGGTCTCGAGTGACCACTACTCCCCCTGGCTGACCGAGCAGGGCCATTCCCCCTACGCGTGGTCTGTGCTGGGCGCAGTGGCCCACGCGACCACGCGGGTGGACCTGGCGACGTATGTCACATGCCCGAGCATCCGGTACCACCCCGCTGTCGTGGCGCAGAAGGCGGCGACGATGCAGCTGCTGTCGGGCGGCCGTTTCATCCTCGGGCTCGGCGCCGGCGAGAACCTCAACGAGCACGTCGTTGGTGAGGGCTGGCCGATGGTGGATGCCCGGCACGACATGCTCGAAGAGGCCGTCATGATCATCCGGGAGCTTCACACCGGCGAGCTCGTGACGTGGCAGGGCGAGTACTTCAGGGTGGATTCGGGGAGAATCTGGGACCTGCCCGACGAGGGTGTCCCCATCGGCATCGCCGTCTCTGGCGCGAAGTCGATCGCGCGCTTCGCGCCCCTGTCTGACCACATGATCACGACCGAGCCAGACGGAGACCTCGTCTCGTCGTGGCACGACGCAGCGAATGCAGGAGACGGCGCTCGCGTCATCGGGCAGGTGCCCATCTGCTGGGCGCCCAACCGCGAGGATGGTGTCGCGCTCGCGCACGAGCAGTTCCGCTGGTTCGCCGGGGGCTGGAAGGTGAACGCTGACCTTCCGACGCCTGCCGGCTTCAGCGCCGCAACGAACTCCGTGCGTCCGGACGACGTGGCGGAATCCATCGCGTGCGGGCCCGACCTCGATGAGCTTGCCGAGAGCGTGCGCCCGTTCATGGACGCCGGGTTCACTGACATCGCCCTCGTGCAGATCGGCGATCGCTACCAGGAACAGTTCCTCGCCGAGGTCGCCGAGCCGCTACTCGAACGCCTTCGGAGCCTCTGA
- the rplS gene encoding 50S ribosomal protein L19, with product MNILDAVDAASLRSDIPEFRAGDTVKVHVNIIEGNRSRIQIFQGVVIGRQGEGVRETFTVRKVSFQVGVERTFPVHSPVIDHIEVVTRGDVRRAKLYYLRDLRGKKAKIKEKRES from the coding sequence ATGAACATTCTCGACGCCGTCGACGCGGCTTCACTCCGCTCCGACATCCCGGAGTTCCGCGCCGGTGACACCGTCAAGGTGCACGTCAACATCATCGAGGGCAACCGCTCGCGTATCCAGATCTTCCAGGGCGTCGTCATCGGCCGCCAGGGCGAGGGTGTGCGCGAGACGTTCACGGTTCGCAAGGTGAGCTTCCAGGTCGGCGTCGAGCGTACCTTCCCGGTGCACTCGCCCGTCATCGACCACATCGAGGTCGTGACGCGCGGTGACGTCCGCCGCGCCAAGCTCTACTACCTGCGTGACCTGCGCGGCAAGAAGGCCAAGATCAAGGAGAAGCGCGAAAGCTGA
- the rpsP gene encoding 30S ribosomal protein S16, producing the protein MAVKIRLKRLGKIRAPYYRIVVADSRTKRDGRVIEEIGKYHPTEEPSFIEVDSERAQYWLSVGAQPTEQVAAILKLTGDWGKFKGDAKAVSTVKVKEPKEAFVADEKKKPVLKPKKAEPKADEAPAKSEAPAEETAPAEAVEAEATDADKA; encoded by the coding sequence GTGGCTGTAAAGATTCGTTTGAAGCGCCTTGGCAAGATCCGGGCACCGTACTACCGCATCGTTGTGGCCGACTCGCGCACCAAGCGCGACGGTCGCGTGATCGAGGAGATCGGCAAGTACCACCCGACCGAGGAGCCCTCGTTCATCGAGGTCGACTCGGAGCGCGCGCAGTACTGGCTCAGCGTCGGCGCACAGCCGACCGAGCAGGTTGCCGCGATCCTCAAGCTCACGGGCGACTGGGGCAAGTTCAAGGGCGACGCCAAGGCTGTCTCGACCGTCAAGGTCAAGGAGCCCAAGGAGGCGTTCGTCGCCGACGAGAAGAAGAAGCCCGTGCTCAAGCCCAAGAAGGCTGAGCCAAAGGCAGACGAGGCCCCTGCCAAGTCCGAGGCTCCCGCCGAGGAGACCGCACCCGCCGAGGCCGTCGAGGCCGAGGCAACCGACGCAGACAAGGCCTGA
- the nirD gene encoding nitrite reductase small subunit NirD: MTLLESPPHHAPPLLFAPQWHTVCSSSELESGWAVAALVGDRQVAIAVVGGEVFAVSHLDPMSGAPVMARGIVGSRRAEGEGHRPTITSPLLKQVYDLRTGRCYNDPDLMLECYPTRVVDGMVEVGVPM, encoded by the coding sequence ATGACCCTACTGGAATCGCCCCCGCACCACGCACCTCCGCTCCTCTTCGCTCCGCAGTGGCACACCGTGTGCTCCTCTTCGGAGCTGGAATCCGGTTGGGCAGTGGCAGCGCTGGTCGGTGACAGGCAGGTGGCAATCGCCGTCGTGGGCGGCGAGGTCTTCGCCGTGAGCCACCTGGATCCGATGAGCGGCGCCCCCGTCATGGCGCGAGGCATCGTGGGCTCTCGGCGCGCCGAGGGTGAAGGGCACCGGCCGACCATTACGTCGCCGCTCCTCAAGCAGGTCTACGACCTCCGCACGGGGCGCTGCTACAACGACCCGGATCTCATGCTTGAGTGCTACCCGACCCGGGTCGTCGACGGCATGGTCGAGGTGGGGGTACCGATGTGA
- the rimM gene encoding ribosome maturation factor RimM (Essential for efficient processing of 16S rRNA), which translates to MSTWWIPISREAGPNTTQLRVGRLTKAHGLKGAIKLELYTDDPARRFVPGAVFTLQVPTTSPWHGKTLELAELRWYNAHPVAFFKGVPDRTTAESLLKAILWIDQDLEQESGEEDAWFDHQLVGLSVVRDGTVIGRIARVEHMPAQDLLHVETDSGDVLVPFVKAIVPSVDIAAGTVTVTPPAGLFEELPDDEPAPAQDRAEAESSGDAPETEQS; encoded by the coding sequence GTGTCGACGTGGTGGATACCGATTTCTAGAGAAGCTGGCCCCAACACGACCCAGCTTCGGGTCGGTCGCCTGACAAAGGCCCATGGCCTCAAGGGCGCAATCAAGCTTGAGCTGTACACGGATGACCCGGCACGTCGCTTCGTGCCGGGCGCCGTGTTCACCCTCCAGGTGCCGACGACGTCGCCCTGGCACGGCAAGACCCTCGAGCTTGCCGAGCTCCGCTGGTACAACGCGCACCCGGTCGCCTTCTTCAAGGGAGTGCCGGATCGCACGACCGCGGAGTCCCTCCTCAAGGCCATCCTGTGGATCGACCAGGACCTCGAGCAGGAGTCTGGCGAAGAGGACGCGTGGTTCGACCACCAATTGGTCGGACTCTCTGTCGTTCGCGACGGCACCGTCATCGGTCGCATCGCGCGGGTCGAGCACATGCCCGCGCAAGACCTCCTGCACGTCGAGACGGATTCCGGGGACGTGCTGGTGCCGTTCGTGAAGGCGATCGTGCCCAGCGTGGACATCGCAGCGGGCACCGTGACGGTGACGCCTCCGGCGGGCCTCTTCGAAGAGCTTCCCGACGATGAGCCTGCCCCCGCGCAGGACCGCGCTGAGGCGGAATCGAGCGGCGACGCCCCGGAGACCGAGCAGTCCTGA
- the lepB gene encoding signal peptidase I has product MSENSSPADAAATTASGRRRRGALLFLRDLLVIFVAAVLISVVIKTFLVRSFYIPSSSMEDTLQIYDRIIVNQLVPDVVELNRGDIIVFQDPGGWLAPSPQEERSPVVEAVDWVLAAVGLSAPDSNDHLIKRVIGLPGDEVACCNTFGQMSVNGVPLDEPYLKLPERVTKVAKDDFAVTVPDDALWVMGDNRYNSCDSRCNASGPSKGFVPLENVVGRAVVISWPTDRWVWLDNHPEVFEGVDDSESAG; this is encoded by the coding sequence ATGTCAGAAAATTCTTCGCCGGCGGATGCTGCTGCGACAACTGCTTCGGGCCGCCGACGTCGCGGCGCCCTGCTGTTCCTTCGTGACCTCCTGGTCATCTTCGTTGCCGCCGTGCTCATCTCGGTCGTCATCAAGACCTTCCTCGTGCGGTCGTTCTATATCCCGTCCTCGTCGATGGAGGACACGCTCCAGATCTATGACCGCATCATCGTCAACCAGCTCGTTCCCGATGTCGTCGAGCTCAACCGCGGCGACATCATCGTCTTCCAGGATCCGGGCGGGTGGCTCGCACCGTCACCCCAGGAGGAACGCTCCCCGGTGGTCGAGGCGGTCGACTGGGTGCTCGCGGCCGTCGGCCTGAGCGCTCCCGACAGCAATGATCACCTCATCAAGCGGGTCATCGGCCTGCCCGGCGACGAGGTTGCCTGCTGCAACACCTTTGGCCAGATGTCGGTCAATGGCGTTCCGCTCGACGAGCCATACCTGAAGCTCCCGGAGCGCGTGACAAAGGTCGCGAAAGACGACTTCGCCGTCACCGTTCCGGACGACGCCCTCTGGGTGATGGGCGACAACCGCTACAACTCCTGCGACTCGCGCTGCAACGCCTCGGGGCCGAGCAAGGGTTTCGTGCCGCTTGAGAATGTCGTGGGGCGCGCCGTCGTGATCAGTTGGCCGACTGATCGCTGGGTCTGGCTCGACAATCACCCCGAGGTCTTCGAAGGCGTCGACGATTCGGAAAGCGCGGGCTGA
- a CDS encoding RNA-binding protein, whose amino-acid sequence MLAAALEHLVKGIVDHPDEVAVDARNTPRGEVLEVRVHPEDLGRVIGRSGRTAKALRTLVSAIADGKKVRVDVVDTDF is encoded by the coding sequence TTGCTGGCTGCTGCTCTGGAACACCTTGTCAAGGGGATCGTCGATCACCCGGACGAGGTCGCAGTGGACGCCAGGAACACGCCGCGCGGCGAGGTCCTCGAGGTGCGCGTGCACCCCGAGGACCTCGGCCGCGTGATCGGTCGTTCCGGTCGTACTGCCAAAGCCCTCCGCACTCTTGTCTCGGCGATCGCCGATGGCAAGAAGGTTCGTGTCGACGTGGTGGATACCGATTTCTAG
- the nirB gene encoding nitrite reductase large subunit NirB: MTRDQHRPSSTPRRLVIIGGGPAAHRLADALTNRDTAGTLHITVISEEPHLPYDRVALSRRLDGGDDITLPTAPWDAANVSLRLGDGVTAIDRAARTVTTAAGHVVEWDELVLATGSSATVPPIEGAEHARVYRTIDDIDALMAEVERLSNDLGRRPRVLVAGGGLLGLEAAGGLQRRGADAAVVNSAGWLMNAQLDEGAGQALGRIITSQGIELHLATLPSAVHVGDTGAVTSVEFTNHSRVAADLVVFAIGIRPRDELARAAGLDVGERGGVIIGRDCRTSDARIWAIGEVACFEGRCIGLVAPANAMAEVVADRLLGGAAEFTTVDDATKLKLSGVDVASFGDTRAEQPGALEVVYADPARGLYQKLVVSNDARTLLGGVFVGNVEPFASLRPLLGSQLSADPGSYLSVPGATAPEGAELPDDALVCSCNAVTAGTVRAGIHEDGCTELGALKACSRAGTQCGSCVPLVKKLLESELTKAGLAVDRALCEHFSLSRQELFDSVRVLELASFDDIIARFGEGHGCDVCKPAIASMLASHFNGHILDAGRGGLQDTNDRALANMQKDGTYSVVPRIPGGEISPAKLAVIAQVAADFKLYTKITGGQRIDMFGARLDQLPDIWRRLVDAGFESGQAYGKSLRNVKSCVGSTWCRFGVQDSVGMAIRLELRYRGLRAPHKFKFGVSGCARECAEARGKDVGVIATDQGWNLYVGGNGGFQPTHGQLLASDLDDDTLVRYIDRYLVYYIRTADRLQRTARWMEELPGGIDHVRDVVVDDSLGLAADLESAMERHVGTYQDEWAATLADPDKLLRFRSFVNAPDAPDLGFPRVAEREQWRPATTEETADPATILLAGRTIPVRSGS, encoded by the coding sequence ATGACACGAGACCAGCACCGGCCCTCCTCCACACCGCGCCGCCTCGTCATCATCGGCGGCGGTCCAGCGGCACACCGCTTGGCCGACGCGCTCACGAACCGCGACACCGCGGGCACGCTGCACATCACGGTCATCTCTGAAGAGCCCCACCTTCCATACGATCGGGTCGCCCTCAGTCGTCGGCTCGACGGGGGCGATGACATCACCCTCCCGACCGCGCCGTGGGATGCGGCCAACGTCAGTCTTCGCCTGGGCGACGGCGTGACTGCGATCGACCGCGCCGCCCGCACGGTGACGACAGCGGCGGGCCACGTGGTCGAGTGGGACGAACTCGTACTCGCGACCGGTTCATCCGCGACGGTCCCGCCCATCGAGGGAGCGGAGCACGCGCGGGTCTACCGCACGATCGACGACATCGACGCCCTGATGGCCGAGGTCGAGCGGCTCTCGAACGACTTGGGCCGGCGGCCGCGCGTGCTTGTCGCCGGCGGCGGTCTCCTCGGTCTCGAAGCCGCTGGGGGCCTTCAACGGCGCGGAGCAGATGCCGCGGTCGTGAACTCTGCCGGCTGGCTCATGAACGCGCAGCTCGACGAGGGTGCCGGACAGGCGCTCGGGAGGATCATCACGTCGCAGGGCATCGAGCTGCACCTGGCGACACTGCCCTCGGCGGTGCATGTGGGTGACACGGGGGCCGTGACCTCCGTCGAGTTCACGAACCACAGCCGCGTCGCTGCCGATCTCGTCGTCTTCGCAATCGGCATTCGTCCGCGTGATGAGCTCGCTCGCGCGGCGGGACTTGACGTCGGCGAGCGCGGCGGGGTCATCATCGGCCGCGACTGCAGGACCTCGGATGCCCGCATCTGGGCCATCGGCGAGGTGGCCTGCTTCGAGGGTCGGTGCATCGGGCTGGTCGCCCCGGCCAATGCGATGGCGGAGGTTGTCGCCGATCGCCTTCTGGGCGGCGCCGCCGAGTTCACGACGGTCGACGACGCCACGAAGCTCAAGCTGTCGGGGGTGGATGTCGCGAGCTTCGGCGACACGCGCGCCGAGCAGCCGGGCGCGCTCGAAGTCGTGTACGCCGACCCCGCCCGCGGCCTCTACCAGAAGCTCGTCGTCTCGAACGATGCCCGCACGCTCCTCGGCGGCGTCTTCGTGGGCAACGTCGAGCCATTCGCCTCGCTGCGTCCCCTGCTTGGTTCCCAGCTCAGCGCCGACCCCGGCTCGTATCTCTCGGTACCGGGTGCCACCGCCCCCGAGGGCGCCGAGCTTCCGGATGACGCGCTCGTGTGTTCCTGCAATGCCGTCACGGCCGGCACGGTTCGCGCCGGCATCCATGAGGACGGCTGCACCGAACTTGGTGCGCTGAAGGCGTGCAGCCGTGCAGGTACGCAGTGCGGCTCCTGTGTCCCGCTCGTCAAGAAACTGCTCGAGAGCGAACTGACGAAGGCGGGCCTCGCCGTCGATCGAGCGCTGTGCGAGCATTTCTCCCTGAGCCGACAGGAGCTCTTCGACTCCGTCCGAGTGCTCGAGCTGGCCTCCTTTGACGACATCATCGCGCGCTTCGGCGAAGGACACGGATGCGACGTCTGCAAGCCGGCAATCGCCTCCATGCTCGCCAGCCACTTCAATGGCCACATTCTCGACGCGGGTCGTGGTGGCCTGCAGGACACGAACGATCGGGCGCTCGCCAACATGCAGAAGGACGGCACCTACTCTGTGGTGCCGCGCATCCCGGGCGGCGAGATCTCGCCCGCGAAGCTCGCCGTCATCGCGCAGGTGGCGGCTGACTTCAAGCTCTACACGAAGATCACCGGTGGTCAGCGCATCGACATGTTCGGCGCGCGACTCGACCAGCTGCCTGATATCTGGAGGAGGCTCGTCGATGCCGGCTTCGAGTCGGGACAGGCCTACGGCAAGTCTCTTCGCAACGTCAAGAGCTGTGTCGGGTCGACTTGGTGTCGTTTCGGCGTGCAGGATTCGGTGGGCATGGCCATCCGGCTCGAACTGCGCTATCGCGGCCTACGCGCGCCGCATAAGTTCAAGTTTGGCGTCTCGGGCTGCGCCCGCGAGTGCGCGGAGGCGCGCGGCAAGGACGTAGGGGTCATCGCGACCGATCAGGGCTGGAACCTCTACGTCGGTGGTAACGGCGGTTTCCAGCCCACCCACGGCCAACTGCTCGCCTCCGACCTCGACGATGACACCCTCGTGCGCTATATCGACCGCTACCTGGTCTACTACATCCGCACGGCCGACCGGCTCCAGCGCACGGCCAGGTGGATGGAGGAACTCCCCGGCGGCATAGACCATGTGCGCGACGTGGTCGTCGACGATTCGCTGGGCCTCGCCGCCGACCTCGAATCGGCCATGGAGCGTCACGTCGGCACCTACCAGGACGAATGGGCGGCGACCCTCGCGGACCCAGACAAGCTCCTCAGGTTCCGCAGTTTCGTGAACGCGCCGGACGCTCCGGATCTCGGGTTCCCCCGGGTTGCGGAACGCGAACAGTGGCGCCCTGCCACCACTGAGGAGACCGCGGACCCGGCGACCATCCTCCTCGCGGGCAGAACGATCCCGGTGAGGAGCGGATCGTGA
- the trmD gene encoding tRNA (guanosine(37)-N1)-methyltransferase TrmD, whose amino-acid sequence MRIDIVTIFPEFFSVLDVSLLGKARQSGVMTLQVHDLRDHAHDRHRTVDDTPYGGGAGMVMKPEPWGEALDGILESSDAPTVIFPSPAGEVFTQATARELAQRSHLIFGCGRYEGIDQRVVDYAATRAEVRLISLGDYVLNGGEVATMAMIEAIGRLIPGVIGNPESLVEESHEAGLLEYPSYTKPASWRGLDVPPVLLSGNHAAIAAWRHEQQVERTRRVRPELLPPPSLD is encoded by the coding sequence GTGCGCATCGACATTGTCACGATCTTTCCCGAGTTCTTCTCCGTGCTCGACGTCTCCCTGCTTGGCAAGGCGCGGCAGAGCGGCGTGATGACACTGCAGGTGCATGACTTGCGCGACCACGCGCACGACCGGCATCGCACGGTCGACGACACTCCCTACGGCGGGGGAGCGGGAATGGTCATGAAGCCGGAGCCGTGGGGCGAGGCGCTCGACGGCATCCTGGAGTCGTCGGATGCGCCAACCGTCATCTTCCCCTCACCGGCGGGCGAGGTGTTCACGCAGGCCACCGCGCGCGAGCTCGCGCAGCGTTCGCATCTGATCTTCGGATGCGGTCGTTACGAGGGCATTGACCAGCGTGTCGTTGACTACGCGGCGACGCGTGCGGAGGTGCGTCTCATCAGCCTCGGCGACTACGTGCTCAATGGCGGCGAGGTGGCCACAATGGCGATGATCGAGGCGATCGGCCGCCTGATCCCCGGGGTCATCGGGAACCCGGAGAGTCTCGTCGAGGAGAGCCACGAAGCCGGCCTGCTCGAGTACCCGAGCTACACGAAGCCCGCGTCGTGGCGCGGACTCGACGTGCCTCCCGTGCTCCTCAGCGGCAACCATGCGGCGATCGCGGCGTGGCGCCACGAGCAACAGGTCGAGCGCACTCGTCGCGTGCGGCCGGAACTGCTGCCGCCTCCCTCACTCGACTGA
- a CDS encoding sirohydrochlorin chelatase: protein MNTTDVAALAAISHGTSSPLGQAAVAALVAAVGRALDGVPVRGGFVDVQQPDVPLTIASLGRERPVVVVPLLLSAGYHVHVDLAQEVEKWPRAVLTDALGPDRDLVDILVSRLLSVGLRVSDRIVLACAGSSDERALDDCREVARMLSASLGMPVRTAFISAASPTVADAVAAERREWPSDRVVVSTYLLAPGYFAHLVATSSADVVAPPLLLAHEEPDSRIVQLVLDRYAHAPIDVEEGAMPAVGLA from the coding sequence GTGAACACGACGGATGTCGCGGCGCTCGCCGCCATCTCTCATGGCACGTCGTCGCCACTGGGCCAGGCAGCCGTCGCTGCTCTCGTCGCGGCGGTCGGCCGTGCACTCGATGGTGTGCCGGTGCGCGGCGGTTTCGTCGACGTGCAGCAGCCGGATGTTCCGCTCACGATCGCCAGCCTCGGACGCGAGCGGCCCGTCGTCGTGGTGCCGCTTCTCCTGTCTGCGGGCTACCACGTGCACGTCGATCTCGCGCAGGAGGTCGAGAAGTGGCCCCGCGCTGTGCTGACCGATGCCCTCGGCCCCGACCGCGACCTTGTCGACATCCTTGTCAGTCGGCTGCTCTCAGTCGGCCTGCGCGTCTCTGACCGCATCGTGCTCGCCTGTGCGGGGTCGAGTGACGAGCGGGCGCTCGATGACTGCCGCGAGGTGGCGCGGATGCTCTCCGCGTCCCTCGGCATGCCGGTGCGTACCGCCTTCATCTCGGCGGCATCCCCGACCGTTGCGGATGCCGTCGCGGCAGAACGCCGCGAGTGGCCCTCCGACCGGGTCGTCGTGAGCACCTACCTGCTCGCGCCCGGCTACTTCGCCCACCTCGTTGCGACTTCCTCGGCCGACGTGGTCGCGCCGCCACTCCTGCTCGCGCATGAGGAACCGGACTCCCGCATCGTGCAACTCGTGCTCGATCGTTACGCCCACGCGCCCATCGATGTGGAGGAGGGAGCCATGCCTGCGGTCGGCCTCGCCTGA
- the cobA gene encoding uroporphyrinogen-III C-methyltransferase, producing the protein MVTGRVTLVGGGPGAEHLMTVGALRALADADVVLYDRLSPHERLSEWAPRALLINVGKLPGHHPVSQQGIELLLIDHARAGCHVVRLKGGDPYVFGRGSEEVIACRAAGIPVEVIPGVTSAISVPAAAGIPLTHRGVSKLFTVVSGHAPLSEEELQHLAALGGTIVVLMGVGTLPHLSAGLRRHGAAADLPVAIIERGYSNEQKTTISNLADVVADATRADVAAPAVLVVGEVVRLAHSGDLVAAGVLHSAEFLTEGL; encoded by the coding sequence ATCGTGACCGGCCGGGTGACGCTCGTTGGCGGCGGGCCAGGGGCCGAGCACCTCATGACGGTCGGTGCCCTGCGCGCGCTCGCCGATGCAGACGTCGTGCTCTACGACAGGCTTTCGCCCCACGAGCGGCTCAGCGAGTGGGCTCCGCGTGCCCTGCTGATCAACGTCGGCAAGCTTCCCGGACACCACCCCGTGAGCCAGCAGGGCATCGAGCTGCTCCTCATCGACCATGCGAGGGCCGGATGCCACGTGGTGCGGCTGAAGGGCGGCGACCCCTACGTCTTCGGCCGTGGCAGCGAAGAGGTCATCGCCTGCCGTGCGGCCGGGATTCCCGTCGAGGTGATCCCGGGGGTCACGAGCGCAATCTCGGTTCCCGCGGCCGCCGGCATCCCGTTGACCCACCGGGGCGTGAGCAAACTCTTCACGGTCGTCTCGGGGCACGCGCCGCTCAGCGAGGAGGAACTCCAGCATCTGGCGGCGCTTGGCGGCACCATCGTCGTGCTGATGGGTGTGGGCACACTCCCCCACCTCTCGGCGGGACTGCGCCGCCACGGCGCCGCTGCAGACCTGCCCGTGGCAATCATCGAGCGCGGCTACAGCAACGAGCAGAAGACGACGATCTCGAACCTGGCAGACGTGGTGGCCGACGCCACTCGCGCCGACGTCGCTGCGCCCGCCGTCCTCGTCGTGGGAGAGGTCGTGCGACTGGCTCACTCTGGGGACCTCGTCGCGGCCGGAGTCCTCCATTCGGCCGAGTTCCTGACGGAGGGACTGTGA